One genomic segment of Erysipelotrichaceae bacterium 66202529 includes these proteins:
- a CDS encoding DUF3533 domain-containing protein, whose protein sequence is MKEEWKQIMSSTWIKIVLAAIVVIPMLYAGIFLGSMWDPYGNADKIPVAVVNEDHTVSYNGSKLHIGDDLVSNLKKAKEMDFQFVDTKQAEQGLKHGSYYMIITIPKNFSANATTLLEEQPKKMELKYTTNPGTNYIASKMDETAISKIREQISATVTKSYADTLFSNVKVLSSGLKTAGQGSQKIQNGLSDSISGNRTITENLNTLASSSLTFRDGSEAVQNGLLAYTNGVASLQKGTQQLRSGVRTMDSKSAVLVSGVAAMDTGSDELRQGVQAYTAGVAALQQGSGQLMENSNALNQGVDALAQGTSDLKKGSHLILQKLQEASASLKGSASYNAKLLNDLHQKNTEGSLDLMQLSQDAKTLVQKMNSQIEANETTRQNLNTAVQALKDNNNKMSEETIASIEAAAEQLKEENDTYTAWIAKLSGMVSKSEDMAKLLAGNDQALVKQQQGLTNMQQALDKQGTTADTMGLIQGMQQIQSGLDTADASLSGEQGLSTGIHAYTQGADTIGNGLSALNQQSASLTNGAVQLQSGAAQLYAAVPVLRNGITQLQQGADGLYQGASVLNSRSADLVNGLQQLREGSSKISSGAQQLAQGSNTLGDGLLQLKDGSGTLTTSLKKGAKQSSVSSAPKTADMLAQPVATSHQELSKVENNGTAMAPYMMSVGLYVACMAFTLMYPLLKNTCQTTSGFRLWLSKASVMYAISTLMAIIMITVLMLVNGLSPYQTFQTFVMAALISAGFMSMIVFFNITCGKIGSFLVLIFMVLQLGGAAGTYPIETSSGFYNAIHPFMPFSYSVHAFRNTLAIGGSIGADALVFAGMLIVFSALSILFYHWKAGISEEHFQQTPLAQFH, encoded by the coding sequence ATGAAAGAAGAATGGAAACAGATTATGAGCAGTACCTGGATAAAAATCGTGCTTGCGGCAATTGTGGTAATTCCCATGCTGTATGCAGGTATTTTTCTGGGATCTATGTGGGATCCTTACGGGAATGCGGATAAAATTCCTGTTGCAGTCGTTAACGAGGATCATACAGTATCTTATAACGGGTCCAAACTTCATATAGGGGACGATCTGGTTTCAAATTTAAAAAAGGCAAAGGAAATGGACTTTCAATTTGTGGATACAAAGCAGGCTGAGCAGGGACTGAAGCATGGTTCCTATTATATGATTATCACCATACCAAAGAATTTTTCAGCCAATGCAACGACACTATTGGAGGAACAGCCAAAGAAAATGGAGTTGAAGTATACTACGAATCCGGGTACGAATTATATTGCATCGAAAATGGATGAAACTGCGATATCCAAAATTCGGGAACAGATTTCTGCCACTGTGACAAAAAGCTATGCGGATACATTGTTTTCAAATGTAAAGGTATTGAGCAGCGGATTGAAAACGGCGGGACAGGGTAGTCAGAAAATCCAAAACGGCTTATCTGACAGTATTTCAGGAAATCGCACAATTACGGAAAATCTGAATACTCTGGCGTCCAGCTCGCTGACATTTCGAGATGGTAGTGAAGCTGTGCAGAATGGTTTACTGGCATATACAAACGGCGTTGCATCTCTTCAGAAGGGAACTCAGCAGCTGCGAAGCGGGGTACGCACCATGGATAGCAAAAGCGCTGTGCTGGTGAGTGGAGTAGCTGCTATGGATACAGGAAGTGATGAACTGCGTCAGGGTGTACAGGCTTATACGGCTGGAGTTGCTGCTTTACAACAGGGCAGCGGGCAGCTCATGGAAAACTCCAATGCTTTAAATCAGGGTGTCGATGCTCTTGCGCAGGGCACCTCAGATTTGAAAAAGGGCAGTCATCTAATCCTGCAGAAATTACAGGAGGCTTCCGCATCCTTAAAGGGCAGTGCCTCTTACAATGCCAAGCTGTTGAATGATCTTCATCAAAAGAATACCGAGGGCAGTCTGGATTTAATGCAGCTTTCACAGGATGCAAAAACGCTGGTGCAGAAGATGAATTCACAAATCGAAGCAAATGAGACAACAAGACAAAATCTTAACACAGCTGTACAGGCATTGAAGGATAACAATAACAAGATGTCTGAAGAAACGATTGCAAGCATTGAGGCGGCGGCAGAGCAGTTAAAAGAGGAAAATGATACCTATACAGCATGGATTGCAAAGCTGTCTGGTATGGTGTCTAAAAGTGAGGATATGGCGAAGCTTCTTGCCGGTAATGATCAGGCTCTGGTTAAGCAGCAGCAGGGACTTACCAATATGCAGCAGGCACTGGATAAACAGGGAACAACAGCTGATACCATGGGACTGATTCAGGGAATGCAGCAAATACAGAGCGGTCTTGATACAGCAGATGCATCACTGTCAGGAGAACAGGGATTGTCGACCGGTATCCATGCCTATACACAGGGGGCAGATACGATTGGAAACGGACTATCTGCATTGAATCAGCAATCTGCTTCTCTTACAAACGGAGCAGTACAGCTGCAATCAGGGGCAGCACAGCTCTATGCAGCCGTTCCTGTTCTACGCAATGGTATTACACAGCTGCAACAGGGTGCTGACGGGTTGTATCAAGGAGCATCCGTATTAAATAGCCGCAGTGCAGACTTGGTGAACGGATTACAGCAGCTTCGTGAGGGTTCATCAAAGATCAGCAGCGGGGCACAGCAGCTTGCTCAGGGATCCAATACACTGGGGGACGGGCTACTGCAGTTAAAGGATGGCTCCGGCACATTAACCACTTCTTTGAAGAAAGGAGCAAAGCAAAGCTCTGTTTCATCAGCCCCAAAGACCGCAGATATGCTGGCGCAGCCGGTTGCAACCAGTCATCAGGAGCTGAGTAAGGTGGAAAACAATGGGACAGCCATGGCTCCTTATATGATGTCGGTTGGTCTGTATGTTGCCTGCATGGCTTTTACCTTGATGTATCCGTTACTGAAGAATACATGTCAGACAACTTCCGGCTTCCGGCTATGGCTTTCCAAAGCCTCTGTCATGTATGCAATATCAACACTGATGGCAATTATCATGATCACAGTACTGATGCTGGTTAACGGTTTATCTCCGTATCAGACATTCCAGACCTTTGTCATGGCTGCTCTGATATCGGCAGGCTTTATGTCAATGATTGTGTTTTTCAATATCACCTGCGGAAAAATTGGCAGCTTCCTTGTTTTAATTTTTATGGTTTTGCAGCTTGGCGGGGCAGCAGGCACTTATCCGATTGAAACATCCTCCGGGTTTTATAATGCCATTCATCCGTTTATGCCGTTCAGCTACAGTGTACATGCCTTCCGTAATACACTGGCGATTGGAGGATCTATTGGGGCTGATGCACTTGTCTTTGCAGGTATGCTTATTGTGTTCTCTGCATTATCCATACTGTTCTACCACTGGAAGGCAGGAATCAGTGAGGAACATTTTCAACAGACACCGCTGGCACAGTTTCATTAG
- a CDS encoding recombinase family protein, which produces MQYLIYLRKSRADQEAELRGEGETLARHEKALLELARRQHLPIADIYREVVSGETIASRPMMQQLLSEVEQGVWDGVLVMEVERLARGDTIDQGIVAQAFKLSDTKIITPIKTYDPNNEFDEEYFEFGLFMSRREYKTIKRRLNNGRQASVKEGKYVGNRPPYGYERIKIENDKGYTLKPLEKEAQVVRMMFRWYAYGAHGISTIADQLNEMAIPSKTGKQWVYPTVRDILQNPVYVGKIRWGWRGQRKRVKNGSVSVSRPRSDDYLLADGIHPPIVDQQLFDQVQKKFSMHKPLPASAREMKNPLAGLVICAKCGAKMQRRPYQRENIRTGLICPNNKCRNVSAPFDDVEQKLIEVLAEYIKEEKLRISNGHTQIDDSVLQILQNQLADLREETVDLNKQNDNIHDFLEKGIYDVDTFLQRSQKISSRITEIEEKQKTLQQEIIEENKRIESATSIIPMTEQLLLQYENMSALEKNSMLKEVLRCVKYERECSIRDGGTADNFTLYLYPKISHK; this is translated from the coding sequence ATGCAATATTTAATTTATCTAAGGAAGTCCCGCGCTGACCAGGAAGCGGAGCTGCGTGGTGAAGGAGAAACACTTGCCCGTCATGAAAAAGCGCTCCTGGAGCTTGCCAGACGTCAGCACCTGCCGATTGCTGACATTTATCGTGAAGTCGTATCTGGAGAAACCATTGCCTCCAGACCGATGATGCAGCAGCTTCTGTCTGAAGTGGAACAGGGTGTATGGGATGGTGTACTGGTCATGGAAGTAGAACGTCTTGCAAGAGGTGATACGATCGACCAGGGCATCGTAGCCCAGGCCTTCAAGCTGTCCGATACGAAGATCATCACACCGATTAAAACATACGATCCAAACAACGAGTTCGATGAAGAGTATTTTGAGTTTGGACTTTTCATGTCCCGCCGTGAATATAAGACGATCAAACGCAGACTGAACAACGGCAGACAGGCATCCGTTAAGGAAGGCAAATATGTGGGCAACCGTCCTCCATACGGCTATGAACGTATCAAGATAGAGAACGACAAGGGGTATACTCTAAAGCCGCTGGAGAAGGAAGCACAGGTCGTAAGGATGATGTTTCGCTGGTATGCATATGGAGCACATGGCATCTCCACCATTGCTGATCAGCTGAACGAAATGGCGATCCCATCCAAGACCGGTAAACAATGGGTGTACCCTACTGTCAGAGATATCCTACAGAACCCGGTCTATGTTGGGAAGATCCGCTGGGGGTGGAGAGGACAGCGTAAAAGAGTAAAGAACGGCTCCGTATCTGTAAGCCGTCCCCGCAGTGATGACTATCTGCTGGCTGACGGTATTCATCCGCCTATCGTTGATCAGCAGCTCTTCGACCAGGTCCAGAAGAAATTCTCCATGCATAAACCACTGCCAGCCTCCGCTAGAGAAATGAAAAATCCACTGGCAGGGCTTGTGATCTGTGCGAAGTGCGGTGCCAAGATGCAAAGACGTCCTTATCAAAGAGAAAACATTCGAACCGGGCTGATCTGCCCCAACAATAAATGCAGGAATGTCAGTGCACCTTTTGATGATGTTGAACAGAAGCTCATCGAAGTTCTGGCAGAATATATCAAGGAAGAAAAACTGAGAATCAGCAATGGCCACACACAGATCGACGACAGTGTTCTTCAGATATTGCAGAACCAGCTGGCTGATCTGCGGGAAGAGACAGTGGATTTGAACAAGCAGAATGATAACATTCACGACTTTCTGGAAAAAGGCATCTATGACGTGGACACCTTCCTGCAGCGTTCTCAGAAGATATCCTCCAGAATAACAGAAATCGAAGAGAAGCAGAAGACACTGCAGCAGGAAATAATAGAAGAGAACAAACGCATTGAAAGTGCCACCAGCATCATCCCGATGACAGAGCAGCTTCTCCTGCAGTACGAGAATATGAGTGCCCTTGAAAAGAACTCCATGCTGAAGGAAGTCCTGCGCTGTGTCAAGTATGAAAGAGAGTGTTCCATACGCGATGGCGGCACCGCAGATAATTTCACGCTCTACCTATACCCGAAAATCTCCCATAAATAA
- a CDS encoding NCS2 family permease, protein MSKIADFFKFKERNTSYKTELIAGITTFMTMAYVLVVQPGAIVGYGDAAFITDVNGVMITKEAIVVTCAIISGIITLFMALYANLPFALATGMGSNFMFGALIQSQKLSFGGAMAMTLISGLIFLLLTIFGIRDLIVKAIPKNIKISIGTAIGFFIAYLGFKNTGIAAFTDSGMGMGNFKDPAVMLAVLGLVIIAILTAYKVNGAILIGIIIVTLVGIPAGVTTVPSTFAKVPDFTGLGNVMFNLDFKSVFSFSSVILIFTAFCGDFFSTLGTILGVSAKAGMLDENGDLPNIQQPFLVDAIGTCVGALTGNTVITTFVESSAGVEAGGRTGFTSVVVSVIFMVMVFLSPLVLMIPDAATGPALIFVGFLMISGFKDIDFADFTESFGPFVMIMFTVFTGSIASGISAGILAFVLIKTATGKFKEVHPIMYVMAIPLVCYFVFG, encoded by the coding sequence ATGAGCAAGATCGCAGATTTTTTCAAATTTAAAGAACGCAATACCAGCTATAAGACTGAGCTTATTGCCGGTATCACAACGTTTATGACAATGGCGTATGTACTCGTCGTACAGCCGGGAGCGATTGTCGGTTATGGGGATGCCGCGTTTATTACAGATGTTAACGGTGTCATGATTACCAAGGAGGCAATCGTTGTCACCTGTGCCATTATCAGCGGGATAATCACCCTTTTCATGGCGCTGTATGCGAACTTGCCGTTTGCACTGGCAACCGGTATGGGAAGCAATTTCATGTTTGGGGCATTGATTCAGAGTCAGAAGCTGTCCTTTGGCGGGGCAATGGCTATGACGCTGATTTCCGGTCTAATCTTTTTGCTTTTGACGATTTTCGGTATTCGTGATTTGATCGTCAAGGCGATACCGAAGAATATCAAAATATCCATTGGTACTGCAATCGGATTTTTTATTGCTTATCTGGGATTTAAAAACACAGGAATCGCAGCCTTTACAGATAGTGGCATGGGAATGGGAAATTTCAAAGACCCGGCGGTTATGCTGGCTGTTCTGGGACTTGTCATCATCGCTATTCTGACTGCTTATAAGGTCAACGGTGCCATTCTGATCGGTATTATCATTGTTACGCTGGTGGGAATTCCGGCAGGTGTTACAACTGTTCCGTCCACCTTTGCCAAGGTACCTGATTTCACTGGTCTGGGAAATGTCATGTTCAATCTGGATTTTAAATCCGTATTCAGCTTTTCATCTGTTATTCTGATTTTTACAGCATTCTGTGGGGATTTCTTTTCTACCCTGGGAACAATTCTGGGTGTTAGTGCAAAGGCCGGAATGCTGGATGAAAATGGTGATTTGCCGAATATTCAGCAGCCGTTTCTGGTCGATGCAATCGGAACCTGCGTAGGTGCACTTACCGGTAATACGGTCATTACTACCTTTGTAGAATCCAGTGCAGGTGTGGAAGCAGGCGGACGTACCGGCTTTACCAGTGTCGTCGTATCCGTGATTTTTATGGTTATGGTATTTCTTTCACCGCTGGTACTGATGATTCCCGATGCTGCAACCGGACCGGCTTTGATTTTTGTAGGCTTTTTAATGATCAGCGGATTTAAGGATATTGATTTCGCAGATTTCACAGAATCCTTCGGGCCTTTTGTCATGATTATGTTTACGGTATTTACAGGCTCTATTGCCAGCGGTATCTCTGCCGGTATTCTGGCATTTGTTCTTATCAAAACCGCTACCGGAAAATTCAAAGAGGTGCATCCGATCATGTATGTGATGGCGATACCTCTGGTCTGCTATTTTGTATTTGGATAA
- a CDS encoding spore coat associated protein CotJA, which translates to MKYANGACCPWLQGEKADTEEYCYDDVDFMNLKPAKKPQQVQTPGMAYVPMQVWKKPYEMEIGFQRGTIFHALDKPFLGDEGAC; encoded by the coding sequence ATGAAGTATGCAAATGGAGCCTGCTGCCCCTGGTTACAGGGAGAAAAGGCTGATACAGAAGAGTATTGCTATGATGATGTGGATTTTATGAATCTGAAGCCTGCGAAAAAACCTCAGCAGGTACAGACGCCGGGTATGGCATATGTACCGATGCAGGTATGGAAAAAACCGTATGAAATGGAGATAGGATTTCAGAGAGGGACAATCTTCCATGCTCTGGACAAACCGTTTTTAGGAGATGAGGGGGCGTGCTGA
- a CDS encoding Rrf2 family transcriptional regulator, with translation MRIRGSLEQAICIVLLISTSSRPVKSGELSKKLDVSDSYLKKIMRQLVKANIVSSIASKTGGFVLLRSPSQITFLDLFNAIEGEEEFAVSTNLVDKVFDSRKQVKEKERQIMHYLYGAELEYRKKLREITIQQILTDV, from the coding sequence ATGAGGATACGCGGCAGTCTGGAACAAGCTATCTGCATTGTACTGTTAATCAGCACAAGCAGCCGGCCGGTAAAAAGCGGTGAGCTTAGTAAAAAACTGGATGTATCAGATTCCTATTTAAAGAAAATTATGCGACAGCTTGTAAAAGCAAATATCGTTTCCTCCATTGCCAGTAAAACTGGTGGCTTTGTTCTGCTTCGCTCCCCCTCCCAAATCACCTTTCTCGATTTGTTTAACGCCATTGAGGGAGAGGAAGAATTTGCCGTCAGTACAAATCTTGTGGATAAGGTTTTTGATTCTCGTAAGCAGGTTAAGGAAAAGGAACGACAGATTATGCATTATTTATACGGGGCAGAGCTGGAATATCGAAAAAAGCTGAGAGAAATTACAATTCAGCAAATTCTAACGGATGTATAG
- the ade gene encoding adenine deaminase translates to MRLQPKNKKQLLKAALGEIPSDLLIKNIQLVNVITGEIYPANVFVYDGMIAHVEYKDLQADLDKAKTVVDGQGRYLIPGFLDAHEHIESSMMTPRNFAKAVIPHGTTTVITDPHEIANVWGMDGVRYMHDSGEGLPMRQLIDIPSCVPAVPGLENAGADFLAEQIEELCGLERVIGLAEVMDFLAVIHGEDRMMDILKVAEERGLYMQGHAPYVSGRMLSAYLCGGPNTCHETRASEEGLEKLRSAMYVDARDSSITKNVKDIWEGVKHIKFFDHLCFCTDDREADDILNNGHMNDVVRNAIRCGMDPVTAIKSATYNTAREIKIENLGAIAPGFVADMLIVESLEELKPSHVFFNGTLVAENGKLLAEIKDESYAIEHRNSMHVKELTAEDFRIQAPVKNGTVKVNLMEYKDLLLSSTLVSCEELPVENGYLKLQDPDLKFVAVVNRHKGHDTVALGVVRGFGTTTGALASTVSHDSHNLTIVFDDAEHALLAAKELIACGGGMCAVKDGEILHTLQLPLAGLISLKPAEELAVDNAKMKDANRALGLVDMENPLLRIVTLALPVIPEAKMSDLGLINVLKKEIIPLFA, encoded by the coding sequence ATGAGGCTACAGCCAAAAAATAAAAAACAACTGCTAAAGGCAGCGCTTGGAGAAATACCAAGTGATCTGCTGATTAAAAATATTCAGCTGGTCAACGTGATTACCGGAGAAATTTATCCTGCAAATGTATTTGTTTATGACGGTATGATCGCCCATGTGGAATATAAGGATCTGCAGGCTGATCTGGATAAGGCAAAGACTGTTGTGGATGGACAGGGACGCTATCTGATTCCCGGCTTTCTGGATGCGCATGAGCATATCGAAAGCTCCATGATGACACCGCGTAATTTCGCTAAGGCTGTGATTCCGCATGGGACAACAACTGTTATCACTGATCCCCACGAGATTGCCAATGTATGGGGAATGGACGGTGTACGGTATATGCATGACAGCGGTGAAGGTCTGCCGATGCGTCAGCTGATTGATATTCCAAGCTGTGTGCCTGCTGTACCCGGTCTGGAGAATGCCGGGGCGGATTTTCTGGCAGAACAGATTGAAGAGCTGTGCGGCTTAGAACGTGTAATCGGTCTTGCGGAGGTCATGGATTTTCTTGCTGTTATTCACGGCGAGGATCGCATGATGGATATACTGAAGGTTGCGGAGGAGCGCGGTTTGTATATGCAGGGACATGCTCCGTATGTAAGCGGGCGTATGCTGTCAGCCTATCTGTGCGGCGGCCCGAATACCTGTCATGAAACCCGTGCATCTGAGGAAGGACTGGAAAAGCTGCGCAGTGCCATGTATGTGGATGCCAGAGACAGCTCCATCACAAAGAATGTAAAAGATATCTGGGAAGGTGTCAAACATATTAAATTCTTTGATCATCTGTGCTTTTGTACGGATGACCGTGAGGCGGATGATATCCTGAACAACGGCCATATGAATGATGTTGTACGTAATGCAATCCGCTGCGGAATGGATCCGGTAACAGCAATCAAGAGTGCCACCTATAATACGGCGCGTGAAATTAAAATCGAGAATCTGGGAGCGATTGCTCCGGGCTTTGTGGCAGATATGCTGATTGTGGAAAGCCTGGAGGAATTAAAGCCAAGTCATGTGTTCTTCAATGGCACACTCGTGGCGGAAAATGGAAAGCTGCTGGCTGAAATCAAGGATGAAAGCTATGCTATAGAACACCGCAATTCCATGCATGTAAAGGAATTAACGGCAGAGGATTTCCGCATTCAGGCACCTGTGAAAAACGGAACAGTGAAGGTGAATCTGATGGAATATAAGGATTTGCTGCTGTCAAGTACTCTGGTTTCCTGTGAGGAGCTTCCGGTGGAAAACGGATATCTGAAGCTGCAGGATCCGGATTTGAAATTTGTAGCTGTTGTCAACCGTCACAAGGGGCACGACACGGTTGCACTTGGCGTTGTGCGTGGCTTTGGTACGACAACGGGGGCGCTTGCTTCCACAGTATCACATGACTCACATAATCTGACCATTGTATTTGATGATGCAGAACATGCACTGCTTGCGGCAAAGGAGCTGATTGCATGCGGCGGTGGAATGTGTGCAGTTAAGGATGGCGAGATTCTGCATACCCTGCAGTTGCCGCTTGCTGGTCTGATTTCTTTGAAGCCTGCGGAAGAGCTTGCTGTAGATAATGCGAAAATGAAGGATGCAAACCGTGCCCTTGGTTTAGTGGATATGGAAAATCCACTGCTGAGAATCGTCACCTTGGCACTGCCGGTTATTCCAGAAGCAAAAATGTCTGATCTGGGATTGATCAATGTTTTGAAAAAGGAAATTATCCCGCTGTTTGCATAA
- a CDS encoding hydantoinase/carbamoylase family amidase: MKINEERLWRHIQELGQIGRSADGSVTRFPFTKEDEAAARLLKGWMQEAGLCVRVDACGNIIGTIPGRNEKLAPVICGSHFDTVKEGGIFDGCLGVLAGIEVLQTIQEAGIQPKRPLKVIGFRDEEGNRFGYGMIGSRSVCGNVDAAGLQSEDHDGITLAQAMQEAGYHPQRYISCRIAPLAAYYELHIEQADVLYAHDCPVGIVEGIAGLVRYTVTISGRSAHAGATPMQRRHDPVTAMARWITQITQLASQYPHTVATIGEIHTLPGACNIICDHVRFSLDLRSLDDLVIVRILDVMQEFEKRLEKEQGVQVQRRLEQKLNASLCNESLKQELKQCCEQLGLQTMQLASGAGHDCMNFRDICPTAMIFVRSQHEGASHCCEEYSTKEDCRDGCQLLLEALRKYL; this comes from the coding sequence ATGAAAATCAATGAGGAACGTTTATGGAGACATATACAGGAGCTTGGACAGATTGGACGCTCAGCGGATGGCAGTGTGACGCGTTTTCCGTTCACGAAGGAGGATGAGGCTGCTGCCAGGCTGTTGAAAGGCTGGATGCAGGAGGCAGGTCTGTGTGTTCGTGTGGATGCGTGTGGAAATATCATAGGAACCATACCGGGGAGGAATGAGAAGCTCGCTCCGGTAATCTGCGGCTCACATTTTGATACGGTGAAGGAGGGCGGAATCTTTGACGGCTGTCTCGGTGTTCTGGCAGGTATAGAGGTATTACAGACGATACAGGAAGCAGGAATACAGCCCAAGCGGCCTTTAAAGGTCATCGGCTTTCGGGATGAGGAAGGAAACCGCTTCGGCTATGGTATGATTGGCAGTCGCTCTGTTTGCGGTAACGTAGATGCTGCAGGCCTGCAAAGTGAGGATCATGACGGCATAACGCTTGCACAGGCTATGCAGGAGGCGGGCTATCATCCCCAACGCTATATTTCATGCCGTATAGCTCCGCTCGCTGCCTATTACGAGCTGCATATTGAGCAGGCGGATGTTTTATATGCGCATGATTGTCCGGTAGGAATCGTAGAAGGGATTGCCGGACTTGTTCGCTATACCGTTACCATCAGCGGTCGAAGTGCACATGCAGGGGCTACCCCGATGCAGCGGCGGCATGATCCAGTAACTGCTATGGCACGCTGGATTACGCAGATTACACAGCTGGCTTCGCAATATCCGCATACAGTGGCAACGATCGGAGAAATTCATACCCTTCCGGGTGCGTGTAATATCATTTGTGATCATGTACGCTTCTCCTTGGATTTACGCTCCCTTGACGACCTTGTAATTGTGAGGATTCTAGATGTCATGCAGGAATTTGAAAAGCGGTTGGAAAAGGAACAGGGAGTACAGGTGCAGCGCCGGCTGGAACAGAAGCTAAATGCCTCTTTGTGCAATGAGAGTCTGAAGCAGGAGCTAAAACAGTGCTGTGAACAGCTCGGATTACAGACCATGCAGCTTGCCAGTGGTGCGGGGCATGACTGTATGAACTTCAGGGATATTTGTCCGACTGCGATGATTTTTGTACGCTCTCAACATGAGGGAGCCTCTCACTGCTGTGAGGAATACAGTACCAAAGAGGACTGCAGAGATGGGTGTCAGCTACTGCTGGAGGCATTGAGGAAGTATTTGTAA
- a CDS encoding spore coat protein CotJB, with protein MMNRERLLRRLQILDFAIQETALFLNSHPKDKDAMQYYQNALRERKSIAGDFERCYGPLTNRDNQSESWEYIKGPWPWERED; from the coding sequence CTGATGAACAGAGAACGATTGTTAAGAAGACTGCAAATACTGGATTTCGCGATTCAGGAAACAGCCTTGTTTTTAAATTCTCATCCAAAAGACAAAGATGCGATGCAGTATTATCAGAATGCTTTGCGGGAGCGTAAGAGTATCGCAGGTGATTTTGAAAGATGCTACGGCCCGTTGACGAACCGGGATAATCAAAGCGAAAGCTGGGAGTATATCAAAGGGCCATGGCCATGGGAAAGAGAGGATTAG
- a CDS encoding spore coat protein CotJC — translation MWTYEKKLQFPVNIKKPDPAFAKIVISQIGGPDGELAASMRYLNQRYAMPYDRVRAMLTDIGTEECVHKSYPSKKPLFMGDFRV, via the coding sequence ATGTGGACATATGAAAAAAAGCTGCAGTTTCCAGTGAATATCAAAAAGCCGGATCCTGCATTCGCAAAGATTGTAATTTCGCAAATCGGAGGACCAGATGGTGAATTGGCTGCTTCCATGCGATATCTGAATCAGCGTTATGCGATGCCTTATGACAGGGTAAGAGCAATGCTGACGGATATTGGTACGGAGGAATGCGTACATAAAAGTTATCCGTCAAAAAAGCCTTTATTTATGGGAGATTTTCGGGTATAG
- a CDS encoding N-acetyltransferase: MIIMNEKHRLYVEQEGKLLAEITFPFVKNQIVDINHTFVHTDLRGQGMAGVLMREAATVIRGNQWKCITTCPYALAWMKKHPKEQDIWLGEVLL, from the coding sequence ATGATAATAATGAATGAGAAGCATCGCCTGTATGTGGAACAGGAAGGAAAGTTGCTTGCAGAGATAACATTTCCGTTTGTAAAAAATCAGATTGTGGATATCAATCATACCTTTGTCCATACGGATTTACGCGGTCAGGGTATGGCAGGGGTACTAATGAGGGAAGCGGCCACTGTCATACGAGGGAACCAGTGGAAGTGTATAACAACCTGCCCTTATGCCCTTGCATGGATGAAAAAGCATCCCAAGGAACAGGATATATGGTTAGGAGAGGTTCTCTTATGA